Proteins encoded within one genomic window of Rhinoderma darwinii isolate aRhiDar2 chromosome 5, aRhiDar2.hap1, whole genome shotgun sequence:
- the BAMBI gene encoding BMP and activin membrane-bound inhibitor homolog, with protein MDRQASLISIWLQLELCAMAILLTKGEIRCYCDAPHCVATGYMCKSELNACFSRLLDPQNTNSPLTHGCLDSIAKNTDMCKAATEETRTGATVPKLECCHEDMCNYKGLHDVLSHPKSETSGGGSKYQHESTRNLLTKVQELTSSKELWFRAAVIAVPIAGGLILVLLIMLALRMLRSENKRLQDQRQQMLSRLHYSFHGHHSKKGQVAKLDLECMVPVTGHENCCLTCDKMRHTDLCNDKIISLVHWGMYSGHGKLEFV; from the exons ATGGATCGCCAAGCTAGCCTGATCTCCATCTGGCTGCAACTGGAGCTCTGTGCTATGGCCATACTTCTCACTAAAG GTGAAATCCGATGCTACTGTGACGCTCCACACTGTGTTGCAACGGGATACATGTGTAAATCCGAACTGAACGCCTGTTTTTCCAGGCTACTGGACCCACAGAACACCAATTCACCGCTCACACATGGCTGCTTGGACTCTATTGCAAAAAACACAGATATGTGCAAAGCCGCCACCGAAGAGACGCGGACCGGTGCCACTGTGCCCAAACTGGAGTGTTGTCATGAGGACATGTGCAATTATAAAGGTCTTCATGATGTTCTTTCCCATCCCAAGAGTGAAACATCAG GTGGTGGTAGCAAGTACCAACATGAAAGCACAAGGAACCTCCTCACAAAGGTCCAAGAGCTTACATCATCCAAAGAACTGTGGTTTAGAGCGGCTGTCATTGCTGTACCTATAGCTGGTGGATTGATATTGGTGCTGCTTATAATGCTTGCTCTCCGGATGCTCCGCAGTGAAAATAAAAGATTACAGGATCAGAGACAACAGATGCTCTCCAGACTGCACTACAGCTTTCATGGACACCATTCCAAAAAGGGCCAAGTGGCCAAGCTAGACTTGGAGTGCATGGTACCAGTAACGGGCCATGAAAACTGCTGCTTGACTTGTGATAAAATGAGGCATACGGACCTCTGCAATGACAAAATTATATCTTTGGTTCATTGGGGGATGTATAGTGGACATGGAAAGCTGGAATTTGTATGA